In a genomic window of Cytobacillus sp. FSL H8-0458:
- the cbiE gene encoding precorrin-6y C5,15-methyltransferase (decarboxylating) subunit CbiE, with translation MKMIGIGDNGAEGLLPPYIDWIHECDVLVGGERHLQFFPEFTGEKKVIKGGLSALTADLQQETRNTVILVSGDPLFYGLGSVLAKKLPLEIYPYTSSVQLAFSKMQESWQDAYIVSLHGRSIQGFAQRIDGRKKIAILTDEKNSPQAIAKYLKKFGMTEYDAFVAENMQGEDERCRFFTLDEMEQSSFLPLNVVILKQREAVERASLGISDDSFVQRKPDKGLITKKEIRTLCIQELELKENSIVWDIGTCTGSVAIEAAKIAREGAVYAIEKNEGDLENCLENQLKHRTDFTAVLGKAPERLDEFPDPHAIFIGGNGGNMELLLEACLSRLQPNGRLVMNIATIENLAEAMQHLKNLGCEVSILQAQISKSKPILHLTRFEPLNPIFIVTAKKGKN, from the coding sequence ATGAAGATGATTGGTATCGGGGATAATGGCGCAGAAGGATTGCTCCCCCCATACATAGACTGGATTCATGAATGTGATGTCCTGGTCGGCGGGGAGCGTCATTTGCAATTTTTCCCGGAATTTACTGGAGAGAAAAAAGTAATCAAAGGCGGCTTGTCGGCGTTAACAGCTGATTTGCAGCAGGAAACACGCAATACGGTTATTTTGGTGTCGGGTGATCCTCTGTTTTATGGGCTCGGCAGTGTATTGGCAAAAAAGCTTCCATTGGAAATTTATCCTTATACAAGCTCTGTTCAGCTCGCTTTTTCCAAAATGCAGGAAAGCTGGCAGGATGCGTATATTGTCAGCCTGCACGGCCGTTCTATTCAAGGCTTTGCCCAAAGAATCGACGGACGGAAAAAGATTGCTATTTTAACAGATGAAAAAAATTCTCCGCAGGCCATCGCCAAGTATTTAAAGAAGTTCGGCATGACGGAGTATGATGCCTTTGTTGCTGAAAATATGCAGGGGGAAGATGAGCGCTGCCGCTTTTTCACCTTGGACGAAATGGAGCAATCGTCTTTTTTACCATTGAATGTGGTGATTTTAAAGCAGCGTGAGGCAGTGGAGCGTGCCTCATTGGGAATTTCGGATGATAGCTTCGTACAGAGAAAGCCGGATAAAGGTTTAATTACGAAAAAGGAGATCAGGACTCTTTGTATACAGGAGTTGGAGCTAAAAGAAAACAGCATCGTCTGGGATATTGGAACCTGCACAGGCTCCGTTGCGATTGAAGCAGCGAAAATAGCCCGGGAAGGTGCCGTGTATGCGATTGAAAAGAATGAGGGAGATCTGGAAAACTGCCTGGAAAATCAATTAAAACATCGGACAGATTTCACGGCCGTCCTTGGAAAGGCGCCTGAGAGGCTGGATGAATTTCCTGATCCGCATGCGATTTTTATTGGCGGAAATGGCGGCAATATGGAGCTTTTATTAGAGGCTTGCCTTTCACGGCTGCAGCCAAATGGCCGGCTCGTTATGAATATTGCCACAATCGAAAATCTCGCAGAAGCGATGCAGCATTTGAAAAATCTGGGCTGCGAAGTATCCATATTGCAGGCACAGATTTCAAAAAGTAAGCCAATCCTGCATTTAACACGCTTCGAACCGTTAAATCCCATTTTTATTGTGACTGCAAAGAAAGGAAAGAACTAA
- the cobI gene encoding precorrin-2 C(20)-methyltransferase, whose translation MRIGTLYGLGVGPGDPELITVKAFRKLQESPVIAYPKKLRGSKSYAHRIVDMYINPEEKEMLGLVFPMTKDEETLRAEWTKSAETIYGFLSQGKDVAFVTEGDPMLFSTFIHLMKLMQTMHPDVPIETVAGISSFNGSVNRLGIALADGDDHVAMIPATENMKEMRRVIETHDAIVFIKVAKVLDDMLNLLEEMDLLDKTHVVTKVTSDEEVIWNVHELRGAELNYLSCMVVRK comes from the coding sequence ATGAGAATCGGAACTTTATATGGATTAGGAGTCGGGCCGGGAGATCCGGAATTAATTACGGTAAAAGCATTCCGCAAATTGCAGGAAAGCCCGGTCATAGCTTATCCCAAAAAATTAAGAGGCAGTAAATCCTACGCCCATCGCATTGTAGACATGTATATAAATCCCGAAGAAAAAGAGATGCTCGGTTTAGTTTTTCCAATGACAAAAGATGAAGAGACACTAAGGGCTGAGTGGACAAAATCCGCTGAAACCATTTATGGCTTTCTTTCTCAGGGTAAAGATGTCGCATTCGTGACGGAAGGGGATCCGATGCTGTTCAGCACATTTATCCATTTAATGAAGCTGATGCAGACAATGCATCCTGATGTTCCGATTGAAACGGTAGCTGGCATCTCATCCTTTAATGGTTCTGTTAATCGCTTAGGAATTGCCCTGGCTGATGGCGACGACCATGTCGCGATGATTCCGGCAACCGAGAATATGAAGGAAATGCGGCGGGTGATTGAAACTCATGATGCGATTGTCTTCATTAAAGTAGCGAAAGTATTGGACGATATGCTGAATCTATTGGAGGAAATGGATTTATTGGACAAAACACATGTTGTAACAAAAGTTACATCTGACGAAGAGGTCATATGGAATGTCCATGAGCTCCGGGGAGCTGAATTAAATTACTTGTCATGTATGGTGGTGCGCAAATGA
- the cobM gene encoding precorrin-4 C(11)-methyltransferase — translation MKKIWIIGAGPGDPDLITVKGLKLLKDADVVMYTDSLVSETLVAEAKESAEIIRTAGMHLEEMVDCIVERVHAGKTVVRLHTGDPAMYGATMEQVALLKQHDISCEVVPGVSSVFASAAAVGAELTIPDLTQTLILTRAEGRTPVPEREKLQTLASHHCTIAMFLSATLTKKITKELQAAGWADNTPVAVVQRASWPDQKIVRTTLSELDEAMRVNGIRKHAMILAGWALDPHIHEKEYRSKLYDKTFTHGFRKGVTAND, via the coding sequence ATGAAAAAGATTTGGATTATCGGAGCAGGTCCTGGAGATCCTGATTTAATTACGGTAAAAGGCTTAAAGCTTTTAAAAGATGCAGATGTTGTAATGTATACCGACTCTCTTGTCAGCGAGACATTAGTGGCGGAAGCCAAGGAGTCGGCAGAGATTATCCGCACAGCCGGGATGCATCTTGAAGAGATGGTGGATTGCATCGTCGAGCGTGTCCATGCCGGCAAAACAGTTGTACGTTTACATACAGGCGACCCGGCCATGTACGGGGCAACGATGGAGCAAGTGGCACTATTGAAACAGCACGATATAAGCTGTGAAGTTGTACCGGGCGTCAGTTCTGTTTTTGCCTCCGCAGCTGCAGTAGGGGCAGAGCTGACGATTCCGGATTTAACGCAAACGCTTATATTAACGAGGGCTGAAGGGCGGACACCAGTGCCGGAGCGTGAAAAATTACAGACATTGGCCAGCCATCACTGTACAATCGCGATGTTTCTAAGTGCAACCTTGACAAAGAAAATCACAAAAGAATTGCAGGCAGCAGGCTGGGCAGACAATACACCCGTTGCGGTTGTGCAGCGTGCTTCATGGCCGGATCAGAAAATTGTCCGCACTACACTGTCTGAGCTGGACGAAGCGATGCGTGTCAACGGCATCCGCAAGCATGCAATGATTCTGGCAGGCTGGGCATTGGACCCGCATATTCATGAAAAAGAATACCGCTCGAAGCTATATGACAAAACGTTCACACATGGCTTCCGCAAAGGTGTGACGGCGAATGATTAA
- a CDS encoding cobalt-precorrin 5A hydrolase, translating to MINLREGEMPVIEKRKPYALVAITKHGVAHARSYAETFPYADLYYMKKFEQGDEEARQIQLFDGTVRLLLPALFQQYKGIICIISLGAVVRMIAPLLIDKKTDPAVLVVDDKGQYVVSVLSGHIGGANALTQEFAHAIGAAPVVTTASDVQKTIPVDLFGAQYGWMWDSEEKLTPVSASVVNEEHVAIVQETGEKNWWMYDRKMPDNLKIYQSIEEAIKAKPQAALLITDRIMEPHEEVLLDNGVLYRPKSIVLGIGCNRGTSMAELEGVIDETLAEMKLSKKSVKAVASINLKKNEAGLLELTAKYNWPFVTYTPEELNEIPMQNPSDTVFKYTGAYGVSEPASMRYANAKELLLEKKKSGNVTISITRVNFEEGRG from the coding sequence ATGATTAATTTGCGCGAAGGTGAAATGCCCGTAATCGAAAAGCGCAAACCCTATGCGCTTGTGGCCATTACAAAGCATGGGGTGGCGCATGCAAGAAGCTATGCGGAAACATTCCCGTATGCAGACCTGTATTATATGAAAAAATTCGAACAGGGCGATGAAGAGGCGCGGCAAATTCAGTTATTTGATGGCACAGTCCGCCTATTATTGCCCGCTTTATTCCAGCAGTATAAAGGGATTATCTGCATCATTTCCCTTGGTGCTGTCGTCCGCATGATTGCCCCGCTTTTGATTGATAAAAAGACAGACCCTGCCGTGCTGGTGGTTGATGATAAAGGCCAGTATGTTGTCAGCGTTTTATCCGGCCATATTGGCGGCGCCAATGCTTTAACACAAGAATTTGCCCATGCGATTGGGGCGGCACCCGTTGTGACCACCGCATCAGATGTTCAAAAAACCATTCCCGTCGATTTATTTGGAGCCCAATATGGGTGGATGTGGGATAGTGAAGAAAAATTAACCCCTGTCAGCGCATCGGTTGTCAATGAAGAGCATGTGGCGATCGTGCAGGAAACCGGTGAGAAAAATTGGTGGATGTACGACCGGAAAATGCCGGACAATCTAAAAATTTATCAATCTATAGAGGAAGCAATTAAGGCGAAGCCCCAAGCGGCATTGCTTATTACAGATCGCATCATGGAACCGCATGAAGAGGTTCTGCTCGACAACGGAGTCTTGTATCGGCCGAAATCAATTGTTCTCGGTATTGGCTGCAACCGCGGAACCTCAATGGCTGAGCTTGAAGGAGTCATCGATGAAACATTGGCGGAAATGAAATTGAGCAAAAAAAGTGTGAAAGCCGTTGCGTCTATAAATCTAAAGAAAAACGAAGCTGGCCTGCTGGAATTAACAGCTAAATATAACTGGCCGTTTGTTACATACACACCTGAGGAGCTGAATGAGATTCCGATGCAGAATCCGTCGGACACCGTCTTTAAATATACCGGCGCGTACGGTGTCAGTGAGCCGGCGTCCATGAGATATGCGAATGCGAAGGAATTGCTGCTGGAAAAAAAGAAAAGCGGCAATGTGACCATCAGCATAACGCGCGTCAACTTTGAGGAGGGAAGAGGATGA
- a CDS encoding cobyrinate a,c-diamide synthase: MNRFVLAGTGSGVGKTTFTIGIMRALMKRGLTVQGFKCGPDYIDPTYHTAVTNRPSRNIDSFMMSHDTVRAIIARASRDTDVSVIEGVMGFYDGKSPLSNEGSAAHISGITKSPVILIVNAASMARSAAAIVKGFQMLDESSHIVGVLANQLGSKSHFEIVKSAIEQECGIPVIGYLSKGAVGKMPSRHLGLVPAIERGDLDSYFESLAEAIEETVDIDQLLELTKAQVLEVSSSIFDAQPERQEVHIAVARDAAFNFYYEENLELLRAHGATLHFFSPLNNEEVPERAQGLYIGGGFPEEFAEALANNEAAKLSIKSALERGLPTLAECGGFMYLTEEIVDRKGQAFPMIGVIPGRVRMQDKLAALGYREITGVPGNFLMNEGEQAKGHEFHYSVFEGNHSSPAYFSKGRFRSQKEGYLTDNLAAGYTHFHFASNPQLVKNWLAACLEAEHELFPVINES, translated from the coding sequence ATGAATCGATTTGTTCTGGCCGGAACTGGAAGCGGTGTCGGAAAAACAACCTTCACAATCGGCATTATGCGTGCGCTGATGAAGCGCGGGTTAACCGTACAGGGCTTTAAATGCGGTCCTGATTACATTGACCCAACGTATCATACAGCTGTCACCAACCGCCCTTCCCGAAATATTGATAGTTTCATGATGTCCCATGATACCGTACGTGCCATTATCGCAAGAGCAAGCCGCGATACTGACGTATCAGTTATTGAGGGAGTAATGGGCTTTTATGACGGCAAATCACCATTATCCAATGAAGGATCTGCTGCCCATATTAGCGGGATTACAAAAAGTCCCGTCATTCTAATAGTCAATGCGGCAAGTATGGCAAGAAGTGCGGCGGCGATAGTCAAAGGTTTTCAAATGCTTGATGAAAGCTCCCATATTGTTGGGGTCCTTGCCAATCAATTAGGAAGCAAAAGTCATTTTGAAATTGTTAAATCAGCGATTGAACAAGAATGCGGAATTCCTGTCATTGGCTATCTCTCAAAAGGAGCTGTAGGTAAGATGCCAAGCCGTCATCTGGGCTTGGTGCCGGCCATTGAACGCGGTGATTTAGATTCCTATTTTGAAAGTCTGGCAGAAGCGATTGAAGAAACAGTCGATATTGATCAGCTTCTGGAACTAACGAAAGCACAAGTCCTGGAGGTTTCCTCTTCGATTTTTGATGCACAGCCAGAAAGGCAGGAAGTACATATTGCGGTTGCCAGAGATGCGGCCTTTAACTTTTACTATGAAGAAAACTTAGAATTGCTGCGTGCCCATGGTGCCACATTGCATTTCTTCTCTCCACTCAACAATGAGGAAGTTCCTGAAAGAGCACAGGGGCTTTATATCGGCGGCGGCTTCCCGGAAGAGTTTGCTGAAGCTTTGGCAAATAATGAGGCAGCCAAGCTATCTATAAAATCAGCGCTGGAACGGGGGCTGCCGACATTGGCAGAATGCGGCGGCTTTATGTATTTAACAGAAGAAATCGTGGATCGAAAAGGACAGGCATTCCCAATGATCGGTGTGATTCCGGGCAGGGTCAGGATGCAGGATAAATTGGCTGCACTCGGGTATCGGGAAATTACAGGTGTTCCTGGCAACTTCCTGATGAATGAAGGAGAGCAGGCAAAAGGGCATGAATTCCATTACTCGGTATTCGAAGGGAATCATTCTTCACCGGCCTATTTCAGCAAGGGCCGTTTCCGCTCTCAGAAGGAGGGCTATTTAACTGATAATCTTGCAGCCGGCTATACACACTTTCATTTTGCATCGAATCCACAGCTTGTGAAAAATTGGCTGGCAGCTTGTTTGGAGGCAGAACATGAATTATTTCCCGTTATTAATGAATCTTGA
- a CDS encoding precorrin-2 dehydrogenase/sirohydrochlorin ferrochelatase family protein codes for MNYFPLLMNLDYKKVVIVGGGHVARQKAEALLPTKAKVTVISPEVNEKLQQYIHEGLVIWKEKSFEPADLDDAALIFAVTNDEEVNNAVEEAAQHWQLLSRADAKGRVDFINPAVVRRGEFVLTVSTSGASPGLTRKVKSELAEQYGEQYAQYVRFLKEARQRILEKFTGDEKKQLLAELLEPQLLEWMEQGNVQKCEDWLQQRIGEKQ; via the coding sequence ATGAATTATTTCCCGTTATTAATGAATCTTGACTATAAAAAGGTGGTCATTGTCGGGGGTGGACATGTGGCACGCCAGAAGGCAGAAGCACTCCTGCCAACGAAAGCGAAAGTTACTGTGATCAGCCCGGAGGTTAATGAAAAATTACAGCAGTATATCCATGAAGGACTGGTGATATGGAAAGAAAAATCCTTCGAACCGGCTGATTTAGATGATGCAGCACTGATATTCGCTGTCACAAACGACGAAGAAGTCAACAACGCAGTGGAAGAAGCAGCCCAGCATTGGCAGCTGCTTAGCCGTGCAGATGCAAAGGGCCGTGTTGATTTCATTAATCCCGCAGTTGTCCGCCGCGGTGAATTCGTCTTGACCGTATCTACATCTGGCGCAAGCCCGGGTCTGACCCGCAAAGTGAAGTCAGAATTAGCAGAGCAATATGGAGAGCAATACGCCCAGTATGTACGTTTTTTAAAGGAAGCCCGTCAGCGAATCTTAGAGAAGTTTACCGGGGATGAGAAAAAGCAGCTATTGGCAGAGCTTTTGGAACCTCAACTATTGGAGTGGATGGAGCAGGGCAATGTTCAGAAGTGTGAAGATTGGCTGCAGCAGCGGATAGGAGAAAAGCAATGA
- the cobA gene encoding uroporphyrinogen-III C-methyltransferase, producing the protein MSGFVYIVGAGPGDPKLLTIRGLECIQQADVILYDRLVNRELLTHAKADAELIYCGKEPGRHGLIQDEIHRVLVDQANLGRQVLRLKGGDPFVFGRGAEEAAILREAGIPFEIVPGITAGIAAPAYAGIPVTHRDHAASFAIVTGHGRAEKEQDFLKWSALAQIDTVAFYMSIGNIAHITTSLIANGKSRTTPAAVIEWGTTSNQRTITGTLENIAEDIQVHGISNPSMILVGDVVGIRDQIAWFIEKEHELC; encoded by the coding sequence ATGAGCGGATTTGTCTATATTGTTGGAGCTGGCCCAGGTGACCCCAAACTGCTCACCATTCGCGGATTGGAGTGCATCCAGCAGGCTGATGTGATTTTATATGACCGTCTGGTGAATAGAGAGTTATTAACACATGCAAAAGCGGATGCAGAGCTGATTTATTGCGGGAAAGAGCCGGGCAGGCATGGCTTGATTCAGGATGAAATCCATCGGGTGCTGGTGGATCAGGCAAACCTGGGCAGGCAGGTACTGCGCTTAAAGGGCGGTGACCCTTTTGTATTTGGAAGAGGTGCAGAAGAAGCGGCAATCTTGCGGGAAGCAGGTATTCCCTTTGAAATTGTGCCTGGTATAACCGCCGGGATTGCTGCGCCTGCTTATGCCGGGATTCCTGTGACACACCGTGATCATGCGGCAAGTTTTGCGATTGTGACAGGCCATGGCCGCGCTGAAAAGGAGCAGGATTTTCTAAAGTGGTCTGCGCTTGCTCAAATTGACACGGTCGCCTTTTATATGAGCATTGGCAATATTGCTCACATTACGACAAGCTTAATAGCCAATGGCAAAAGCCGAACAACCCCTGCCGCTGTAATTGAATGGGGCACAACCTCCAACCAGCGGACGATTACAGGAACGCTCGAAAATATTGCAGAGGATATCCAGGTTCATGGCATCTCGAATCCATCGATGATTTTGGTTGGAGATGTGGTTGGAATACGGGATCAAATTGCCTGGTTTATAGAAAAGGAGCATGAATTATGTTAG
- a CDS encoding nitroreductase family protein: MLEALKKRRAIRNFESREVERDKIETLLAAATYAPNDRMREPWHFYVLQGESLKHYEQVALDYLQKRFPVKPHLVKSSMKAITNTPLIIVVTSAIVEGDEGATKDNVFAVSSAIMSMWLMAEQLGLGMVWRTRGVGLVHDTALHDFIGASGQEQLVGTLCIGYPAEEIASEKKRTPFAEKTTWL, encoded by the coding sequence ATGTTAGAAGCCTTGAAAAAACGCCGTGCGATTCGAAACTTTGAATCGCGCGAAGTAGAACGGGACAAAATCGAAACATTACTAGCAGCAGCCACATATGCACCAAATGACCGCATGCGTGAGCCGTGGCATTTCTATGTATTGCAGGGAGAAAGTTTAAAGCACTACGAGCAGGTGGCACTTGATTACCTGCAAAAACGCTTTCCGGTGAAGCCGCATTTAGTGAAAAGCTCCATGAAAGCCATCACGAACACACCCCTGATCATCGTCGTGACATCCGCCATTGTTGAAGGCGATGAAGGGGCGACAAAAGATAATGTCTTTGCCGTAAGCAGTGCCATCATGTCCATGTGGCTGATGGCCGAACAGCTGGGATTAGGCATGGTATGGCGAACAAGAGGCGTTGGCTTGGTGCATGATACCGCACTGCATGATTTTATCGGTGCATCCGGCCAGGAGCAATTAGTGGGGACGCTATGCATCGGCTACCCGGCAGAAGAAATTGCTTCCGAGAAAAAGCGTACACCATTTGCTGAAAAGACAACTTGGCTGTAA
- a CDS encoding cob(I)yrinic acid a,c-diamide adenosyltransferase, which translates to MAQKGMLLVYTGNGKGKTTASLGVALRAIGRGMKVKYFQFIKSPERTYGEQLALRKLGVETVQLGIGFTWTKTPDEHREALAKAWQTVKEELKDETTDVLVLDELNNALAITRFPIDDVLPLAEVLDAIQNRPKKMHLVITGRSAHPAILDIADLVSTIDATKHYYAEQDVKAMKGLEF; encoded by the coding sequence ATGGCACAAAAAGGGATGCTGCTGGTTTATACAGGCAATGGCAAAGGAAAAACAACCGCCTCGCTTGGTGTCGCATTAAGGGCAATTGGCCGGGGCATGAAGGTGAAATACTTTCAATTTATTAAATCACCGGAACGTACATATGGTGAACAGCTGGCGCTCAGGAAACTGGGTGTTGAAACCGTGCAGCTGGGAATCGGGTTTACATGGACGAAAACACCGGATGAACACCGTGAAGCACTTGCAAAAGCCTGGCAGACGGTAAAAGAAGAATTAAAAGATGAAACAACAGATGTATTGGTGCTGGACGAACTGAATAATGCCCTGGCTATCACACGGTTTCCAATTGACGATGTGCTGCCATTAGCTGAGGTGTTAGACGCCATTCAAAACCGTCCAAAAAAAATGCATCTAGTCATCACAGGGCGTTCTGCACATCCAGCCATTCTTGATATAGCCGATTTAGTGTCTACCATCGATGCCACTAAACATTATTATGCCGAACAGGATGTTAAAGCCATGAAGGGGCTGGAGTTTTAA
- a CDS encoding class I SAM-dependent methyltransferase, which produces MLKESPMQYDYEKLWKEGMLDWHGRMPERMIDDELEEAFWMQSIKKKRYKETDEYAKKIYEKMKAHIPEDSTCIEFGPGWGNYTFPLSQDVRSLTLVDGSKSVLAYLKQYFEEDAPIQFVHSKWEEVHLEPHDVVVGVNCFYRMYEMNEALKKMNRLAKKRAIIGLTTGPIQPHYVLLDEQFGYDINYPRRDYIMIVNMLYQLGIYADCEMIKLEREHRYDTLQQLIDAGSKKILSPRFEQAHVGASLEQFISKEDGQYVYRYPFHAAIISWEPKKHI; this is translated from the coding sequence ATGTTAAAAGAATCCCCTATGCAATACGATTATGAGAAGCTCTGGAAGGAAGGCATGCTGGATTGGCATGGCAGGATGCCGGAGCGAATGATTGATGATGAGCTTGAAGAAGCTTTTTGGATGCAGTCCATAAAGAAAAAAAGATACAAGGAAACAGATGAGTATGCCAAAAAGATCTACGAAAAAATGAAGGCGCATATCCCGGAAGACTCTACCTGTATTGAATTCGGTCCGGGATGGGGCAACTATACCTTTCCGCTCAGCCAGGATGTCAGAAGTTTAACGCTTGTGGATGGTTCAAAGAGTGTGCTCGCTTACTTAAAGCAGTACTTTGAAGAGGATGCCCCTATCCAGTTTGTACACAGCAAATGGGAAGAAGTGCATTTGGAGCCGCATGATGTCGTGGTTGGTGTGAACTGCTTTTATCGGATGTATGAAATGAATGAAGCGCTGAAGAAAATGAACAGGCTGGCCAAAAAGCGTGCCATTATCGGCTTAACAACAGGGCCTATTCAGCCTCATTACGTCCTATTGGATGAGCAGTTTGGCTATGACATTAATTACCCGCGCCGGGATTACATCATGATCGTCAACATGCTGTACCAGTTAGGCATTTATGCAGATTGTGAAATGATAAAGCTTGAGCGGGAGCATCGTTATGATACATTGCAGCAGTTAATTGATGCCGGGAGCAAGAAAATCTTATCTCCCCGGTTTGAACAAGCACATGTGGGTGCCTCCTTGGAACAATTTATTTCCAAAGAGGATGGCCAATATGTGTACCGTTACCCTTTCCATGCAGCAATCATCAGCTGGGAGCCTAAGAAGCATATATGA
- a CDS encoding FecCD family ABC transporter permease, whose protein sequence is MTNARFTLLIAALAAGLLASMTFAVMVGSVDITPSLIWAVLFSKLGIFIETDASKAQTVIIWDIRFPRIVLAAIVGAALAICGAAIQALVKNSIADPYILGVSSGASVGAASVILLGAFSVLGVYAISLAAFLGAIFAVMTVFFLARVNGRISVIRLLLAGIAVSMVLSAITNFMLMMSKQQGGIQAVMHWMLGSLAGAKWSNLGFPFFSLLLVFILLLMNYRQLNALLLGEETAATLGVNLDRFRIFIILFVSLLTGVVVAVSGSIGFVGLIIPHIVRMMVGSNYKMVLPISALIGATFLVWADMAARMVLAPEEMPIGIITAICGSPFFIWMLRRKRYSFGDGE, encoded by the coding sequence ATGACCAATGCACGATTTACTTTACTGATAGCTGCACTGGCCGCAGGGCTGCTTGCTTCCATGACCTTTGCCGTGATGGTAGGATCTGTGGACATTACCCCGAGCCTTATTTGGGCAGTGCTATTCTCCAAGCTGGGTATATTCATAGAAACAGATGCTTCTAAGGCACAGACAGTTATTATTTGGGATATACGATTCCCTCGTATCGTACTTGCAGCCATTGTAGGTGCCGCACTGGCCATTTGCGGGGCGGCCATTCAAGCATTAGTGAAAAATTCGATAGCAGATCCTTACATTCTCGGAGTATCTTCAGGAGCATCCGTTGGAGCGGCATCTGTCATTTTACTTGGTGCATTCAGCGTTTTGGGGGTCTATGCCATATCCCTTGCCGCATTTTTAGGTGCCATTTTTGCGGTCATGACTGTGTTTTTTTTAGCACGTGTCAATGGACGCATATCGGTCATTCGTCTGCTTTTGGCGGGGATTGCGGTTTCGATGGTATTATCCGCCATTACCAACTTTATGCTGATGATGTCCAAGCAGCAGGGCGGCATTCAAGCGGTCATGCATTGGATGCTCGGCAGTCTGGCAGGCGCGAAATGGTCCAATCTTGGCTTCCCATTTTTTTCACTGCTGCTGGTTTTTATTCTGCTGCTCATGAATTATCGGCAGCTTAATGCTTTATTGCTTGGAGAGGAAACGGCAGCGACACTTGGCGTTAATCTGGACCGGTTTCGAATCTTTATCATTCTCTTTGTATCTCTTCTGACCGGTGTGGTCGTCGCGGTCAGCGGAAGCATTGGCTTCGTCGGTCTGATCATCCCTCACATCGTGCGGATGATGGTGGGATCTAATTACAAAATGGTTCTCCCGATAAGCGCCCTAATCGGGGCCACTTTCTTAGTTTGGGCGGATATGGCAGCACGTATGGTGCTGGCGCCTGAAGAAATGCCAATCGGGATTATTACCGCTATTTGCGGAAGCCCATTCTTTATTTGGATGCTTAGGCGAAAGCGTTATTCTTTTGGGGACGGTGAATAA
- a CDS encoding ABC transporter ATP-binding protein — MIQVKNVSLSVPDKQILNNINFTVEQGRFVGIIGPNGSGKSTMLKVIYRHLKQTSGLVTLYEKDILDISQKKLAQELAVVSQETPVLFDFTVKDLVMMGRTPYKKWLAADNREDFAIVEESMRLANVLYLENRTFSQLSGGEKKRVMLARALAQQANLLILDEPTNHLDIEHQYQLMDLVKDLPITIVAALHDLNLAAGYCDELLVMNDGALYMAGTPEQVLTEETLREVFHMQAGVSKNPFTKKLHLFFYTND; from the coding sequence ATGATCCAGGTCAAAAATGTGTCCCTTTCAGTGCCGGACAAGCAAATCTTAAACAATATCAATTTTACAGTTGAACAAGGGAGATTCGTTGGCATCATTGGACCGAATGGCAGCGGAAAATCTACGATGCTAAAAGTTATTTATCGTCATTTAAAACAAACGAGCGGTTTAGTAACGTTATATGAAAAAGATATTCTCGATATCTCACAGAAAAAGCTTGCTCAGGAGTTAGCTGTTGTCAGTCAGGAAACACCAGTGCTTTTTGATTTTACGGTAAAAGACTTAGTCATGATGGGGCGGACGCCATACAAAAAATGGCTTGCCGCTGACAACAGGGAAGACTTTGCCATTGTGGAAGAAAGCATGAGGCTCGCAAATGTGCTTTACTTGGAAAACCGCACGTTCAGCCAATTATCCGGCGGCGAGAAAAAAAGGGTGATGCTTGCTCGCGCCCTTGCGCAGCAGGCAAATCTATTAATTCTGGATGAACCGACCAATCACCTGGATATTGAACATCAATATCAATTAATGGATTTAGTGAAGGATCTGCCAATCACGATTGTGGCAGCCCTCCATGATTTAAACCTGGCAGCCGGGTATTGCGATGAACTCCTTGTCATGAACGATGGAGCTCTTTATATGGCGGGGACACCCGAGCAAGTCCTGACAGAAGAGACATTAAGAGAAGTCTTCCATATGCAAGCAGGTGTTTCGAAAAACCCATTTACCAAAAAACTTCATTTATTTTTTTACACAAACGATTAA